DNA sequence from the Halobacterium sp. DL1 genome:
TCTGCTCACGGACGCACAGGCAAGCCTCCTCGTCTCCACGTATTTCCTCGCGGGCATCGTGCTCTCTCCGTTCCTCGGCGCCTTCGCCGACCGGTACGGCCGCCGCCGCCTGCTCGTCGGGTCGCTCGTCGTCTTCTCGCTCTCGGGCACGAGCATCGCCCTCTCGCCGCCGTTCTGGACCGTCATCGCCGTCCGTGTGGTTCAGGGAACCGCTGCCGCGGGCCTGTTCGTCTCCACGGTGACGCTCGTCGGCGACACGTTCGAGGGTGTCCAGCGGAACGCGGTCCTCGGCGTGAACACCGCCGTGCTCTCGGCGGCGGCCGCCGTCTACCCGGTCGTCGGGGGCCTGCTCGCCGGCGTCGCCTGGAACGCGCCCTTCTTCGCGTACCTGCTTGCACTCCCCGTCGCCGGCGTCGCGTGGCGCGTCCTGCCGACGGAGGTCGGTATCCCGCAGCGCCCGGGCTACCTCGCCGCGATGGCGCGCGTGGCGACCTCGACGGGCGCCCTCGGCTTCTACGCCGCCACCCTCCTCACCGAACTCCTCCTGTTCGGCGCGATATTCACCGCGCTCCCGTTCCTCCTCGTCGACGACTACGCGTCCTCCGCCGTGGTCGTCGGTCTCGTCATCACTGCCGCGGAGGTCGTCTCCACCGCCGCCGCCGCGCTCAACGGCCGCCTCGCGCACCGGGCGAGCAACGCCACCCTCGTTCGCGCGGGCATCGCGGTGTACGCCGTCGGACTGCTCGTCGTCCCCTTCGCCGTCTCCCCGGTCGGCGTCGCAGCGGGCGCGAGCATCGCCGGCGGTGGCGTCGGCCTCGTACTCCCGTCCGTCGACGCCGGCCTCACCGACCACGTCCCCGCGGACCTCCGCGCCGGTGCGCTCAGCCTCCGCAACAGCGTCACATTCCTCGGCCGCGCCAGCGGCCCCGTCGCGTTCGCGGCGCTCGCGGGGTCTGTCGGGTACGACAGTCTGTTCACCCTCGCCGGAGTGGTCTCGCTCGCAGTGGTCGCGGTCGTTACCGCCGCCGCTCGTTGGTGGGGACGACCTTCGCGCCGTACCGTCTGACGCCCTCCTGCTCGTACAGCAGGCGCGGCACGGCCACCACCTCGTCGCCGATGCCGGGCGCGTCGTCGCCCGCGAGCACGACCTGCACCGGGACGCTCACCGACCCGCTTTCGACGCCGTCGAACGCCACGATGGCACTCGCGTACTCCCCAGCGCGGGCCTGCTGCGGGACGAACTCCGGCGGCGCGCCGCCCTGCGAGATGGTCGTCACCGCCTCCACTGTGCCCCGCTTCGAGAGCGGTGTGTCGTCGTAGCCCTCGCTCGCGCCG
Encoded proteins:
- a CDS encoding MFS transporter, which translates into the protein MEVSERVPWDSPTVRVVLLGTAMAPLGVPLLSPALPAFRDQFLLTDAQASLLVSTYFLAGIVLSPFLGAFADRYGRRRLLVGSLVVFSLSGTSIALSPPFWTVIAVRVVQGTAAAGLFVSTVTLVGDTFEGVQRNAVLGVNTAVLSAAAAVYPVVGGLLAGVAWNAPFFAYLLALPVAGVAWRVLPTEVGIPQRPGYLAAMARVATSTGALGFYAATLLTELLLFGAIFTALPFLLVDDYASSAVVVGLVITAAEVVSTAAAALNGRLAHRASNATLVRAGIAVYAVGLLVVPFAVSPVGVAAGASIAGGGVGLVLPSVDAGLTDHVPADLRAGALSLRNSVTFLGRASGPVAFAALAGSVGYDSLFTLAGVVSLAVVAVVTAAARWWGRPSRRTV